One Rossellomorea aquimaris DNA window includes the following coding sequences:
- a CDS encoding YjiH family protein yields MNGVSQTNEKIEAKAFTTSDIWKFLIPSLIGILLFIVPITTEDGITIPVAFLAGQINVYLGEFIPVMTVLIMAFSVIGSLIGITIKPAFITKSHYLMSTLLIISPFWLAARVLGTVFAVMTIYQLGPGMVFSENTGGLLIYDLIPILFSTFLLAGLLLPLLLNFGLLEFFGALLLKVMRPVFTLPGRSSLDCLASWVGDGTIGVLLTTKQYEEGYYTKREAAVIATTFSVVSITFTIVVISYLNLEQYFLHYYATIIFAGLVAALIMPRIPPLSRKPNTGYEKTELKNETGIPSDFSVVKWGFHQAVTKAKKNNGPVSVVKEGVQNVLDMWLGVLPIVMAIGTVALVIAEYTPFFTYLGKPFEPILTIMQVPEASEAAQTMVVGFADMFLPAVIGSGIESELTRFVIACVSVTQLIYMSEMGGLLLGSKLPVSIVDLILIFLIRTCITLPIVVVIAHIIF; encoded by the coding sequence ATGAATGGGGTATCACAAACGAATGAAAAGATAGAAGCGAAAGCATTTACCACCAGTGACATATGGAAATTCCTGATTCCATCATTGATTGGAATACTATTATTTATTGTACCGATTACAACGGAAGACGGCATTACGATTCCAGTCGCTTTTTTAGCTGGACAAATTAATGTGTATTTAGGTGAGTTTATCCCTGTAATGACTGTGCTCATTATGGCGTTCTCTGTCATAGGGTCACTCATAGGGATAACGATCAAACCAGCTTTTATTACAAAGAGTCATTATTTGATGAGCACTCTTTTAATCATTAGTCCGTTTTGGCTCGCTGCACGTGTCCTTGGCACGGTGTTTGCCGTGATGACGATTTATCAATTAGGACCTGGGATGGTTTTCTCAGAAAACACAGGTGGACTCTTAATCTATGATCTGATTCCTATTTTATTTTCTACTTTTCTACTGGCAGGTTTACTGCTTCCGCTCCTTCTCAATTTTGGATTATTAGAGTTCTTTGGTGCCTTATTGCTGAAAGTGATGAGACCTGTCTTTACATTACCGGGCCGATCTTCACTCGACTGCCTGGCGTCATGGGTGGGAGACGGCACAATAGGCGTCCTGCTGACGACCAAGCAATATGAAGAAGGGTATTACACCAAGCGTGAAGCGGCTGTGATAGCCACTACATTTTCTGTTGTTTCCATTACGTTTACGATTGTGGTCATTTCTTATTTGAATTTAGAGCAATATTTCCTTCACTATTACGCAACGATTATCTTTGCCGGGCTTGTAGCGGCACTGATCATGCCGCGTATACCACCATTATCAAGAAAGCCGAATACTGGTTATGAAAAGACAGAGTTGAAAAACGAAACAGGGATTCCATCCGATTTCTCCGTTGTTAAATGGGGCTTTCATCAAGCTGTAACGAAGGCTAAAAAGAATAATGGACCTGTTTCTGTGGTGAAAGAAGGTGTTCAGAACGTATTGGATATGTGGCTTGGGGTCTTACCGATCGTTATGGCGATAGGGACAGTCGCGTTAGTGATAGCAGAGTATACACCTTTTTTCACCTATCTGGGGAAACCTTTCGAACCAATACTTACCATCATGCAAGTTCCTGAAGCAAGTGAAGCGGCCCAGACCATGGTCGTCGGGTTCGCCGATATGTTCCTTCCTGCTGTCATAGGTAGTGGAATTGAAAGTGAACTTACCCGTTTTGTCATTGCATGTGTATCTGTTACACAATTAATCTATATGTCCGAAATGGGTGGATTGCTTCTCGGTTCGAAGCTGCCTGTCAGTATCGTAGATTTGATTTTGATCTTTCTAATCCGGACATGCATTACTCTACCTATTGTCGTAGTGATTGCACATATAATTTTTTGA
- the parC gene encoding DNA topoisomerase IV subunit A produces the protein MTTVERYQDLPLEEVLGDRFGRYSKYIIQERALPDARDGLKPVQRRILYAMYVDGNTQEKGFRKSAKTVGNVIGNYHPHGDTSVYDAMVRMSQTWKVRKYLVEMHGNNGSIDGDPPAAMRYTEARLSAISMELLRDIDKKTVDFIPNFDDTSSEPTVLPSRFPNLLVNGSTGISAGYATDIPPHHLDEVIDATIMRMEKPQSTVDDLMTVLKGPDFPTGGIIQGVDGIKKAYETGKGKVVVRGKADIENIRGSKQQIVITEIPYEVNKANLVKKMDEFRVDRKVEGIAEVRDETDRDGMRIVIELKKDADATGVLNYLYKNSDLQIAYNFNMVAIHNRRPKLMGLRELLDAYIQHQKEVVTNRTRHDLNKAKDRQHIVEGLMKALSILDQVIATIRASKDKRDAKDNLIQQFQFTEAQSEAIVSLQLYRLTNTDITALQAEAEELAKTIAELTAILESESKLYSVIKKELKGIKKQFSDARRTKIEDKIEEIKINLEVLIASEDVMVTVTRDGYMKRTSLRSYSASNGQDLAMKETDRLLGQYEMNTTDVLLVFTNKGNYIYCPVHELPDIRWKDLGQHVGNIVPIDRDEQVLKAIPIREFDPSHYLLFVTKNGMIKRSELPQYKAQRYSRPLVGINLKGDDQLVDVHLTDGSFDIFIATHLSYGLWFSEEDVNIVGPRAAGVKGINLKDEDYVVSGKIIKDPVKDYVFLATQRGAVKKMKLTEFEKTSRAKRGVIMLRELKSNPHRVVSIEVVKDTDKVGLITKKGKTEEVLLSDLRPNDRYSNGSFVIDEGVSGSVCETWAESLLPEIKE, from the coding sequence ATGACAACTGTAGAAAGATATCAAGACTTACCTCTGGAAGAGGTACTTGGCGACCGATTTGGACGTTATAGTAAATACATTATTCAAGAGCGTGCATTACCTGATGCACGTGACGGGTTAAAGCCTGTACAAAGACGTATCCTTTACGCCATGTACGTGGATGGTAACACCCAGGAAAAAGGGTTCCGTAAATCAGCCAAAACCGTTGGTAATGTTATTGGTAACTATCATCCACATGGTGATACATCTGTGTATGATGCCATGGTGCGTATGAGTCAAACATGGAAAGTGCGTAAATATTTAGTCGAGATGCACGGAAATAACGGAAGCATCGACGGAGACCCGCCTGCTGCCATGCGTTATACAGAGGCTCGTCTTTCTGCTATATCCATGGAGCTCTTGCGTGATATCGATAAAAAAACCGTGGACTTTATACCAAATTTTGATGATACATCCAGTGAACCAACTGTTTTGCCGTCACGTTTTCCGAACCTATTAGTCAACGGTTCCACTGGTATCTCAGCAGGATATGCAACTGACATTCCACCTCATCACCTTGATGAAGTCATCGATGCGACTATAATGCGTATGGAAAAGCCACAAAGCACGGTGGATGATTTAATGACGGTCTTAAAAGGGCCTGATTTTCCAACAGGTGGCATCATTCAAGGGGTAGACGGCATCAAAAAAGCCTACGAAACCGGAAAAGGAAAAGTGGTTGTTCGTGGAAAAGCTGATATTGAGAACATCCGCGGAAGCAAACAACAGATTGTCATAACGGAAATTCCTTATGAGGTAAACAAAGCGAATCTCGTCAAGAAAATGGATGAATTCCGTGTAGATCGCAAAGTGGAAGGAATTGCAGAAGTTCGTGATGAAACAGACCGAGATGGAATGCGTATTGTCATTGAGTTAAAGAAAGATGCAGATGCTACCGGCGTCTTAAACTACCTCTACAAGAATAGTGACCTTCAAATCGCCTATAACTTTAATATGGTTGCGATACATAACCGTCGTCCTAAACTGATGGGACTGCGTGAACTATTGGATGCGTATATTCAACATCAAAAAGAAGTAGTGACAAATCGTACCAGACATGATCTAAACAAAGCGAAGGATCGCCAGCATATTGTAGAAGGCTTAATGAAAGCACTGTCAATATTAGATCAAGTGATAGCAACGATTCGTGCTTCGAAAGATAAACGGGATGCGAAGGATAATTTAATTCAGCAATTTCAATTTACTGAAGCACAGTCAGAAGCAATCGTCAGCCTGCAACTATACCGCTTGACGAATACAGACATTACCGCACTGCAGGCAGAAGCAGAAGAATTAGCGAAAACGATTGCTGAATTAACGGCAATCCTGGAAAGCGAAAGCAAACTTTACAGTGTTATCAAAAAAGAATTAAAAGGCATCAAAAAGCAGTTCTCTGATGCTCGCCGCACTAAAATTGAGGATAAGATTGAAGAAATTAAAATCAACCTTGAAGTACTGATCGCCAGTGAGGATGTCATGGTTACCGTTACCCGTGATGGTTACATGAAACGAACAAGTCTACGTTCGTATTCTGCTTCAAACGGACAGGATCTCGCCATGAAAGAAACAGACAGGCTCCTTGGTCAGTATGAGATGAATACGACGGATGTACTTTTAGTCTTTACGAACAAAGGGAATTACATCTATTGCCCTGTACATGAGCTCCCGGATATTCGCTGGAAAGACCTTGGTCAGCACGTTGGGAACATCGTGCCGATTGATCGCGATGAACAGGTTCTAAAAGCGATACCGATTAGAGAATTTGATCCTTCCCATTATTTATTATTTGTAACGAAGAATGGAATGATCAAGAGATCTGAGCTTCCTCAGTACAAAGCACAGCGCTACTCCCGTCCTCTTGTAGGAATTAATTTAAAAGGAGACGATCAGCTGGTAGATGTACATTTAACCGATGGTTCCTTTGATATTTTCATCGCTACACACTTAAGCTATGGGCTTTGGTTTTCCGAGGAAGATGTGAACATCGTCGGACCACGGGCAGCAGGTGTAAAAGGGATTAACCTTAAAGATGAAGATTATGTTGTGTCTGGTAAGATCATTAAAGACCCAGTGAAGGATTATGTTTTCTTAGCAACCCAGCGAGGGGCAGTAAAGAAAATGAAATTAACCGAATTCGAAAAGACGTCCCGTGCCAAACGCGGAGTCATCATGCTGCGGGAATTAAAATCAAACCCACATCGTGTGGTAAGTATAGAAGTGGTTAAAGATACAGATAAAGTAGGTCTGATCACGAAAAAGGGAAAGACAGAAGAAGTGCTCCTTTCAGATCTTAGACCAAATGACCGTTACTCGAATGGATCATTCGTGATTGATGAAGGCGTTAGCGGATCTGTTTGTGAAACGTGGGCAGAATCACTGCTACCCGAAATAAAAGAATAG
- a CDS encoding GNAT family N-acetyltransferase: MKHEMKTSLKIRTLHSIEDLDAVRRLESLVWSFEDSVPVNQSVAVVKNGGFILGAYYQEKLIGFQYSFPGFDGKKAYLVSHSLGIHPNFRKFGIGEMLKRAQKNKAAEMGYDVITWTYDPLETVNGNLNLHKLGAVVRTYIPNIYGEMSDQLNAGIATDRFLVEWWVCQSNSNSVTGNNLHSAIQLKECEHGWLVDKVDLTLSQNLISVSVPSHFQEVKRADLSLAIDWRLKTRDVFSHYLNHGWVVTDLVKDKEHHGQYLYLMEKGDHHNEN; this comes from the coding sequence GTGAAACATGAAATGAAAACATCATTGAAGATCCGGACGCTGCACTCTATAGAGGATTTAGATGCTGTGAGAAGATTAGAGTCACTTGTGTGGAGTTTTGAAGATTCTGTACCGGTAAATCAGAGTGTAGCTGTGGTAAAGAACGGCGGTTTCATTCTTGGAGCCTATTATCAGGAGAAGCTTATCGGCTTTCAATACAGTTTTCCCGGTTTTGATGGAAAAAAAGCGTATCTTGTTTCCCATAGCTTAGGAATCCATCCCAATTTCAGGAAATTCGGGATTGGAGAAATGCTGAAACGAGCACAAAAAAATAAGGCTGCCGAGATGGGATACGATGTCATCACCTGGACATATGATCCGTTGGAAACAGTGAACGGTAACCTGAACTTACATAAACTAGGAGCTGTTGTCCGTACATATATCCCCAATATATATGGAGAAATGTCCGATCAATTGAATGCAGGAATAGCAACGGACCGGTTTCTTGTAGAGTGGTGGGTATGTCAATCCAATAGTAATAGTGTGACAGGGAATAACCTTCACTCTGCTATTCAATTAAAAGAATGTGAACATGGTTGGCTTGTAGATAAGGTGGATTTAACCCTCAGTCAAAATCTCATTTCCGTTTCGGTTCCAAGCCATTTCCAGGAGGTCAAAAGGGCAGACCTTTCACTTGCTATAGATTGGCGATTAAAAACAAGAGACGTCTTTTCTCACTACTTAAATCATGGCTGGGTTGTGACAGACCTCGTCAAAGATAAAGAACACCACGGGCAATACCTATACCTCATGGAGAAAGGTGATCATCATAATGAAAATTAA
- a CDS encoding staygreen family protein yields MSEFKPEKLTVTYLPPASIFNPIDNRKYTLTHSDTTGELFLSVGCHFDLEKINPSMRDEVLGEWRRDLGQYTLAGTVYVSGGEYDQQLSNVRFMIFKKELPLALAAMVNGDKGFYTYYPWLLDAPIIVCFESVFPEFQQTLYFGTPRQYLLK; encoded by the coding sequence ATGAGTGAATTCAAGCCTGAAAAGCTAACTGTCACGTATTTACCACCAGCTTCAATATTCAATCCCATTGATAACCGAAAGTATACATTGACCCATTCTGATACGACGGGTGAATTATTTTTAAGTGTTGGTTGTCACTTTGATTTAGAGAAGATCAATCCATCCATGAGGGACGAAGTATTAGGAGAATGGAGAAGAGACCTTGGTCAATACACTCTTGCGGGAACCGTGTATGTGAGTGGGGGAGAATATGATCAACAGCTATCCAACGTACGATTCATGATTTTCAAAAAGGAACTCCCATTGGCTTTAGCAGCAATGGTAAACGGTGATAAGGGCTTCTACACGTACTATCCATGGCTGTTGGATGCACCCATCATCGTCTGCTTTGAATCTGTATTCCCGGAATTTCAGCAAACGCTTTATTTCGGGACACCAAGACAATATTTATTGAAATAG
- a CDS encoding alanine/glycine:cation symporter family protein, whose amino-acid sequence MELFTSIIGTLNDYMWSYILIVALIGLGLYFSLRTNFAQFRYLREMGRLLTDKTTISAEGKRGISSFQAFTISTASRVGTGNLAGVATAIAGGGPGAVFWMWLIALLGGATSFVESTLAQIYKVKDGKDGYRGGPAYYMEKGLNARWMGILFAVIITFCFGLVFNSVQSNTISLAMEEAYSFDRMTVGIILAVLTALVIFGGVKRIASVTQIVVPVMAVLYLILAFFILITNISMLPNMFVIIFENAFGIREVASGGVGAAIMMGIKRGLFSNEAGMGSAPNAAASAGVTHPVKQGLIQTLGVFTDTLLICTATAFMIILSDQYTTGIDGIQLTQAALSFHVGEWADTFVAVAIFLFAFSSIIGNYYYGETNIEFIKYSPITLFIYRMAVLGMVIFGAVVKLDIVWSLADLFMGLMAIINLIAITLLAKIAISALKDYREQKRQGKDPVFYSNSIKGLKGIESWESKPETTTEQK is encoded by the coding sequence ATGGAGTTATTTACAAGTATAATAGGCACCTTAAATGACTATATGTGGTCATACATACTGATTGTGGCGCTTATCGGTCTCGGTTTATACTTCTCATTACGAACAAATTTCGCACAATTCCGTTACTTAAGAGAAATGGGAAGATTATTGACAGATAAAACAACGATCTCAGCAGAAGGAAAACGGGGGATCTCTTCCTTCCAGGCTTTCACCATCAGTACCGCATCCCGTGTCGGTACAGGTAACCTGGCCGGGGTTGCAACAGCGATTGCCGGCGGTGGACCAGGGGCTGTATTCTGGATGTGGCTGATTGCCCTTCTAGGAGGAGCGACAAGCTTTGTGGAGAGTACACTTGCCCAAATCTATAAAGTGAAAGACGGAAAAGACGGCTACCGCGGTGGTCCCGCTTACTATATGGAAAAGGGATTGAATGCCCGCTGGATGGGGATCCTGTTTGCCGTTATCATTACATTCTGTTTTGGTCTTGTATTTAATTCGGTACAATCCAATACGATTTCTCTTGCAATGGAAGAAGCGTATTCATTTGATCGTATGACTGTGGGAATCATTCTAGCGGTTCTAACAGCACTTGTTATTTTCGGTGGGGTAAAACGAATCGCTAGTGTAACTCAAATTGTCGTTCCAGTAATGGCTGTACTTTATTTGATTTTAGCTTTCTTTATTCTAATTACGAACATTTCCATGCTGCCAAATATGTTTGTGATCATTTTTGAAAATGCATTTGGTATTCGTGAAGTGGCAAGTGGCGGAGTTGGGGCAGCCATCATGATGGGTATCAAACGCGGGTTATTCTCAAATGAAGCCGGTATGGGTAGTGCGCCGAACGCAGCGGCATCTGCGGGTGTCACTCACCCCGTTAAACAAGGACTCATTCAAACTCTTGGTGTGTTCACCGATACATTACTTATTTGTACAGCAACAGCCTTCATGATCATCCTGTCTGACCAATACACCACAGGGATCGATGGCATCCAGCTGACGCAGGCAGCCTTAAGTTTCCATGTAGGGGAATGGGCAGATACATTTGTCGCTGTCGCTATATTCTTGTTCGCCTTCAGTTCGATTATCGGAAACTATTACTACGGGGAAACAAATATCGAGTTTATTAAATACAGCCCGATCACTCTATTCATCTACCGAATGGCCGTTCTTGGCATGGTGATTTTCGGAGCGGTTGTCAAACTGGATATTGTTTGGAGCCTGGCAGATTTATTTATGGGTCTCATGGCGATCATCAACTTAATCGCCATCACGTTATTAGCTAAAATCGCGATATCTGCACTAAAAGATTACCGAGAACAAAAGAGACAAGGGAAAGATCCTGTTTTCTACTCCAACTCTATTAAGGGGTTAAAAGGAATTGAAAGCTGGGAATCAAAACCTGAAACAACAACAGAACAAAAATAA
- a CDS encoding ribonuclease H-like YkuK family protein, whose translation MKNCNDDYFSFQNLQEIGMSFDKVFEHILKFMRLEPNGNYRLMVGTDSQVHQSHTTFITGIVILNEGNGVWACIRKVLIPRRMLQLHERISYELSLSEEIVSLFTEERKNQLINIILPYLFEGASFSMEGHIDIGAGKQNKTSKFVKEMVARMEAMGVEPKIKPNAFVASCYANRYTK comes from the coding sequence ATGAAAAACTGTAATGATGATTACTTCTCATTTCAAAATCTACAGGAAATTGGGATGTCATTTGACAAGGTCTTTGAACATATTTTGAAGTTCATGCGATTGGAGCCAAATGGGAACTATCGATTAATGGTAGGGACTGATTCTCAAGTTCATCAATCCCATACCACCTTCATAACAGGAATTGTGATATTAAATGAAGGAAATGGTGTTTGGGCATGCATAAGAAAAGTGTTAATCCCTAGGAGAATGCTGCAATTGCATGAGCGGATATCCTATGAATTGTCTTTATCCGAGGAAATTGTTTCGTTATTTACTGAGGAAAGAAAAAATCAGTTAATTAATATAATCCTTCCATACCTTTTTGAAGGAGCTTCATTTTCAATGGAGGGACATATTGATATTGGGGCTGGAAAACAGAATAAAACAAGCAAGTTTGTTAAGGAAATGGTCGCAAGGATGGAAGCAATGGGTGTGGAACCGAAAATTAAACCTAATGCCTTCGTCGCTTCCTGTTATGCCAACCGTTACACTAAATAA
- a CDS encoding MurR/RpiR family transcriptional regulator: MVRKSIARIIKENYSSLSAGQKKVAELILQHQGEAAILTAFQMGRKVGVSETTVIRLGYALGFKGYSEMQEVVRRDWLEKKQVNENESFPSSSTEGDAESVFSKVIEKEKSVLEQLMNQLDVKEIWKTIDRLIKSERVYIGGFGSSYGAAYWMYYTLKQYRANVFLSGSTGFSPEDICDLDQRSTVVMFSFPRFRTESIELVEKAKERGSYVIAITNRQLSPLGQISDLTLTTEEGMNSGHHSIASVVSLVEIILIGIQHRDQDNISIRQRKLEQLYTNQGLFIE; encoded by the coding sequence ATGGTTCGAAAATCAATTGCACGAATCATTAAAGAAAACTATTCTTCCTTATCTGCCGGACAAAAAAAAGTGGCTGAGTTGATTCTTCAACATCAAGGTGAAGCAGCGATCCTCACGGCTTTTCAGATGGGGAGGAAAGTTGGTGTAAGTGAAACAACTGTGATTCGACTAGGATATGCATTAGGCTTTAAAGGATATTCTGAAATGCAGGAAGTGGTGAGAAGGGATTGGTTAGAGAAGAAGCAGGTTAATGAAAATGAATCATTTCCTTCATCCTCAACAGAAGGTGATGCGGAGAGTGTATTCAGTAAGGTCATTGAGAAAGAAAAATCCGTACTGGAACAGCTAATGAATCAACTAGACGTGAAAGAAATATGGAAAACCATTGATCGCTTAATAAAATCAGAGCGAGTTTATATCGGTGGATTTGGAAGTTCTTATGGAGCGGCTTATTGGATGTATTATACGTTAAAACAGTACAGGGCAAACGTATTCCTCTCTGGTTCGACAGGATTTTCCCCTGAAGATATTTGTGATTTGGATCAACGTTCCACTGTGGTTATGTTTTCGTTTCCCCGGTTCCGCACTGAATCCATTGAGCTTGTGGAGAAGGCAAAAGAACGAGGCTCTTATGTCATTGCAATCACCAATAGACAATTATCTCCCCTCGGGCAGATTTCTGACCTTACACTCACAACCGAAGAAGGGATGAATTCAGGACATCATTCGATTGCATCTGTCGTCAGTTTAGTTGAAATCATTTTAATAGGCATTCAACATCGAGATCAAGACAACATAAGCATTCGGCAAAGAAAGCTAGAGCAATTATATACAAATCAGGGGTTATTTATTGAATAG
- the menC gene encoding o-succinylbenzoate synthase yields the protein MKINRIILRKIKMDLRHPFTTSVGTETDKTIILVEVKSASGISGWGESVAITQPIYNEETVETNWHMMREHLIPLLQGEAIQHPDEVSGRFMKIRGNYNAKAAIEGAVWDLYAKENNLPLAKALGGTKDRIEVGVSVGIQQSEALMLKQIEDYLKEGYKRIKVKIQPGWDTGIIRSIRQEFPKIPLMADANCAYSLNDIETLKALDEFNLMMIEQPLDHDDIIDHAKLQSQLKTPICLDESIHSFEDARKAIELGSCKIINLKIGRVGGLTESKRIHDLCVEHNIPMWCGGMLEAGIGRAHNIAITSLGNFTLPGDTAPSSHYWKRDIIQPAVEMKDGYIVVPEAPGIGYEPDLEQIEALTMYSEVFHL from the coding sequence ATGAAAATTAATCGAATAATTCTTAGAAAGATCAAGATGGATTTACGGCATCCTTTTACGACGAGTGTAGGGACGGAAACGGATAAAACGATTATTTTAGTCGAAGTGAAATCAGCATCTGGGATATCAGGATGGGGGGAGTCGGTCGCGATAACCCAGCCGATCTATAACGAAGAAACGGTGGAAACCAACTGGCATATGATGAGGGAACACTTGATTCCTCTTCTTCAGGGGGAAGCGATTCAACATCCTGATGAGGTGTCCGGCCGATTTATGAAAATCAGAGGTAATTATAATGCGAAAGCGGCAATCGAAGGTGCTGTTTGGGACCTATATGCAAAGGAAAACAACCTCCCGTTAGCAAAAGCACTAGGTGGAACGAAAGACAGAATCGAAGTAGGAGTAAGTGTGGGTATACAGCAATCCGAGGCACTTATGTTAAAACAAATTGAAGATTATTTGAAAGAAGGCTATAAGCGGATCAAGGTAAAAATTCAACCAGGATGGGATACCGGGATCATCAGGTCGATTCGACAGGAATTTCCGAAGATTCCACTCATGGCCGATGCCAACTGTGCTTATTCTCTAAACGACATTGAAACCCTCAAAGCTCTGGATGAATTCAATTTAATGATGATTGAACAACCGTTGGATCATGATGATATCATTGATCATGCAAAGCTGCAGTCTCAACTTAAAACGCCTATCTGTTTAGATGAGAGTATTCACAGTTTTGAGGATGCAAGAAAAGCAATTGAACTCGGAAGCTGTAAAATCATTAATTTGAAAATCGGACGTGTCGGAGGGCTCACGGAATCAAAGAGAATCCATGATTTATGTGTGGAGCACAATATACCTATGTGGTGCGGGGGGATGCTGGAAGCAGGGATTGGAAGAGCTCACAACATTGCCATCACGTCATTGGGGAATTTCACTCTGCCTGGCGATACGGCACCATCTTCTCATTACTGGAAACGGGATATCATTCAACCTGCGGTGGAAATGAAGGATGGATATATAGTTGTACCTGAAGCACCTGGCATTGGATACGAACCGGATTTGGAACAGATTGAAGCGTTGACTATGTATAGTGAAGTTTTTCATTTATAA
- a CDS encoding amidohydrolase, whose protein sequence is MKFVDKHHDEILKTYHELHQLAEPSWMEEKTSSYLKTKLSQAGFTIRTYEGHYGFIAELKGEQSEVIALRADMDALLQEVDGVVKPNHSCGHDAHSTMVLYTALALAKKPLKHTVRFIFQPAEEKAAGALKMIEENVLDDVKFLGGIHLRPEMEVPYKMAAPVIVHSSTATLKGTIKGIPAHAARPEQGNNPLEAASLLIQAVKRIRLNVINHYSIKITELHGGESSNSIPENAHFTFDLRAESNDTMAALLEKSEQVISGIQQETDTGITYQVEEYLPAAVKDPRAIELARDAICSVLGEENMASECISPGAEDFHFYSINHPGLSSTMIGLGCGLSPGLHHPSMRFNQESLVYGIKILIQMLLNADRQDW, encoded by the coding sequence ATGAAATTTGTAGATAAACATCATGATGAAATTCTAAAAACCTATCATGAGCTGCATCAACTGGCTGAACCGAGCTGGATGGAGGAAAAGACATCCAGCTATTTAAAAACTAAACTTTCACAGGCAGGCTTTACCATTAGAACGTACGAAGGGCATTACGGATTCATTGCAGAATTAAAGGGTGAGCAGTCAGAGGTAATTGCTCTTCGTGCCGATATGGATGCATTGCTACAAGAAGTGGATGGAGTGGTTAAACCGAATCATTCTTGTGGTCATGATGCCCATAGTACGATGGTTTTGTATACAGCTCTTGCTCTAGCGAAGAAACCCCTGAAGCATACGGTTCGCTTCATCTTTCAACCCGCTGAAGAAAAGGCAGCGGGGGCACTGAAAATGATAGAAGAGAATGTTTTGGATGATGTAAAATTTCTTGGGGGAATTCATCTTCGACCTGAAATGGAGGTCCCATATAAAATGGCCGCTCCCGTCATCGTCCATAGTTCTACTGCAACGTTAAAGGGAACCATTAAAGGAATACCTGCACATGCAGCAAGGCCGGAACAAGGAAACAATCCCCTTGAGGCAGCCTCTTTATTAATTCAAGCGGTCAAGCGAATAAGGTTGAATGTAATAAATCATTATTCCATTAAAATCACGGAGCTGCACGGAGGTGAATCATCCAACTCCATTCCGGAAAATGCACATTTCACCTTCGATTTAAGAGCTGAATCGAATGACACCATGGCAGCATTATTGGAAAAATCAGAACAGGTGATTTCAGGAATACAACAAGAGACGGACACCGGCATCACTTATCAAGTGGAAGAATATCTACCAGCGGCGGTAAAGGATCCAAGGGCAATCGAGCTAGCTCGTGACGCCATTTGTTCGGTTCTTGGAGAGGAGAATATGGCATCAGAATGTATCTCTCCTGGAGCAGAAGACTTTCATTTTTATTCCATTAATCATCCTGGCTTATCTTCTACTATGATTGGACTTGGATGTGGTCTCTCACCAGGATTGCATCATCCTTCCATGCGATTTAATCAAGAATCACTGGTTTATGGAATAAAGATATTAATACAGATGTTATTAAATGCGGATCGGCAAGACTGGTAA